One segment of Geomonas ferrireducens DNA contains the following:
- a CDS encoding FkbM family methyltransferase: protein MQQGRLPYTTEEINRLVEQLTPAVSRADADNERGVAIYGAGFVGTWAARHLVAQGAKINHFIDRDPLKAGGTIEGIRVVAPTDPAVASNTTVYIAARHVVREVTEAMSGHGFNLVSLDGYYVVKNYLRLAAVRDTYLGDERSVETFNALLYAMLTGTTRSCLDVMEKDMYFSLPQFSGTFDETFVDAGAFVGDTVERFIWENMGTFRHIYAFEPGQRQFAALTHRMQRLAAEWAFPEDSVTMVRAGLASQNGSMGFSYLNDSPIRHGLTSDTESGSVEVVTLDGFLDGRAVSFIKADVEGMEMDLLRGARETIRRHRPKMALCVYHYPSDLHEVAEFVRSLVPEYKFTLRLHAPLFGDFVLYCHLD from the coding sequence ATGCAGCAAGGAAGACTTCCGTACACGACAGAGGAGATCAACCGGCTGGTCGAGCAACTGACGCCGGCGGTTTCCCGCGCCGACGCCGACAACGAACGGGGCGTGGCAATCTACGGGGCCGGTTTCGTCGGCACCTGGGCGGCCCGTCACCTCGTGGCACAGGGGGCGAAGATAAACCACTTCATCGACCGTGACCCGCTTAAAGCCGGCGGCACCATAGAAGGGATCAGGGTCGTCGCCCCGACAGACCCCGCAGTAGCCTCCAACACCACCGTGTACATAGCGGCGCGGCATGTCGTCAGAGAGGTGACCGAAGCCATGTCGGGACACGGCTTCAACCTGGTTTCCCTCGACGGCTACTACGTGGTCAAAAATTACCTGCGCCTTGCGGCGGTCCGGGACACCTACCTCGGGGATGAGCGGTCCGTCGAGACCTTCAACGCCCTGTTGTACGCCATGCTGACCGGCACGACACGCAGTTGCCTGGACGTCATGGAGAAGGACATGTACTTTTCGCTGCCTCAGTTCAGCGGGACCTTCGATGAGACCTTTGTCGACGCCGGCGCGTTCGTAGGCGACACGGTGGAGCGTTTCATATGGGAAAACATGGGGACGTTCAGGCACATCTACGCCTTCGAACCGGGACAACGGCAGTTCGCCGCGCTCACCCATCGGATGCAAAGGCTCGCGGCAGAATGGGCCTTCCCTGAAGACTCGGTGACCATGGTCAGAGCGGGCCTTGCATCCCAAAACGGCAGCATGGGCTTTTCCTACCTGAACGATTCCCCAATCCGTCACGGTCTTACCAGCGACACGGAATCAGGAAGCGTGGAGGTGGTGACCCTCGACGGTTTCCTGGACGGCAGGGCGGTCTCTTTTATCAAGGCGGACGTAGAAGGGATGGAAATGGACCTCCTTAGGGGGGCCAGGGAAACCATCCGCCGACACAGGCCTAAAATGGCCTTATGCGTCTACCATTACCCGAGCGACCTGCATGAGGTGGCGGAATTCGTGAGAAGCCTGGTCCCCGAGTACAAATTCACCCTGCGACTGCATGCGCCGCTCTTCGGCGATTTTGTCCTGTACTGTCACCTCGATTGA
- a CDS encoding cephalosporin hydroxylase family protein: protein MTNEHLDKYRQDLQERVRLYDGNEELKAASKHFFDEIGIGKANYVYNFFCLGVPIIQIPQDLQAMQEMVWEAKPDLIIETGIAWGGTLVHSAAMLAVLEACDVIKNGHVLGIDIDIRPHNKQSLLAHPLAKKITMLEGSSIDEKIIGEVKAFAAKFQRVMVFLDSNHTHDHVLAELEAYAPLVSKGSYCMVGDTVIEDAPEEMSSARPWGKGNNPKTAVWEYLRILHEEGRRAGDGAPLLLEPDKILEHKIALTGSPDGFLKRI, encoded by the coding sequence ATGACGAATGAGCATCTGGACAAATACAGGCAGGACCTGCAGGAGAGGGTCAGGCTTTATGACGGCAACGAGGAACTCAAGGCCGCGTCAAAGCATTTCTTCGATGAGATAGGGATCGGCAAGGCAAACTACGTCTATAACTTCTTCTGCCTGGGAGTCCCCATCATCCAGATCCCCCAGGACCTGCAGGCCATGCAGGAAATGGTCTGGGAGGCGAAACCGGACCTCATCATAGAAACCGGCATCGCATGGGGGGGGACCCTGGTGCACAGCGCGGCGATGCTCGCGGTTTTGGAGGCATGCGACGTCATTAAAAACGGTCATGTGCTCGGCATAGACATCGACATCCGTCCGCACAACAAGCAGTCGCTGCTGGCCCACCCGCTTGCCAAGAAGATCACCATGCTGGAGGGGTCGAGCATCGACGAAAAGATAATCGGTGAGGTGAAGGCGTTCGCGGCCAAGTTCCAGAGGGTCATGGTCTTTTTGGACAGCAATCACACCCACGACCACGTCCTGGCCGAGCTCGAGGCCTACGCCCCGCTGGTCAGCAAGGGTAGCTACTGCATGGTGGGGGATACGGTGATAGAGGACGCCCCCGAAGAGATGTCTTCCGCCCGCCCCTGGGGCAAGGGAAACAACCCGAAGACGGCGGTTTGGGAGTATCTGCGCATATTGCATGAGGAGGGACGCCGGGCCGGCGACGGCGCACCGCTTTTGCTGGAACCGGACAAGATCCTGGAACACAAGATCGCCCTCACCGGATCACCGGACGGGTTCCTGAAGAGGATCTGA
- a CDS encoding radical SAM/SPASM domain-containing protein, translating into MKAKNISKLNLDNRTPLQDVIPLETPFLLYVDPSSACNFRCRFCPSGHQDLIAGSTYKRGTMSFELFTKVIADLQEFDRPIKVLRMNKIGEPFLNRKLPQMVSLAKRSGRVEYVDLATNGSLFTVESLAEIIDAGLDRMNISLEGVNRSQYLEHAGTDIDFEALVAKLRWLHTHKGDCEITIKVPGNYLSEGDKKEFLSAFGDCCDRIFVEDLAPIWPGFDVEERARTKVAAEKGQYQQPLEQKDVCTYIFYAAAVNADGTVSACCPDWDQQLIVGDVREESLKKIWTSPAFNALRRQHLEGLRGANTVCSRCGHIKYAQVDNIDPYREVLLEKLQQLEEHTGHAR; encoded by the coding sequence ATGAAGGCCAAGAACATTTCCAAGCTGAACCTCGATAACCGCACGCCGCTGCAGGACGTGATCCCGCTGGAGACCCCATTCCTGCTGTACGTGGACCCTTCCAGTGCCTGCAACTTCCGTTGCCGGTTCTGCCCCTCCGGGCATCAAGACCTCATCGCCGGATCGACATACAAGCGGGGCACCATGAGCTTCGAACTCTTCACCAAGGTGATCGCGGACCTGCAAGAGTTCGACAGGCCTATCAAGGTTCTGCGCATGAACAAGATCGGGGAGCCATTCCTGAACCGCAAGCTCCCCCAGATGGTCTCCCTCGCGAAGCGAAGCGGGAGGGTCGAGTACGTAGACCTCGCCACCAACGGCTCCCTTTTCACCGTGGAGTCGCTCGCCGAGATCATCGATGCGGGACTGGACCGGATGAACATCTCGCTTGAGGGGGTCAACAGGTCGCAGTACCTGGAGCACGCCGGGACCGACATCGACTTCGAAGCTCTGGTCGCAAAACTGAGGTGGCTCCACACCCACAAGGGCGATTGTGAAATCACCATCAAGGTTCCGGGGAACTACCTCAGCGAGGGGGATAAAAAGGAGTTCCTTTCTGCCTTCGGCGACTGCTGCGACCGCATATTCGTCGAGGATCTGGCCCCCATCTGGCCCGGCTTCGATGTGGAGGAGCGAGCACGCACGAAGGTGGCAGCGGAGAAGGGACAATACCAGCAGCCGCTGGAGCAAAAAGACGTCTGCACCTACATCTTTTACGCAGCCGCGGTGAATGCGGATGGGACGGTAAGCGCGTGCTGCCCGGATTGGGACCAGCAGTTGATAGTGGGGGACGTCCGGGAAGAGTCGCTGAAGAAAATCTGGACTTCCCCGGCCTTTAACGCCCTACGTCGGCAACACCTGGAGGGACTACGCGGCGCCAATACCGTCTGCAGTCGCTGCGGTCACATAAAGTACGCTCAGGTCGACAACATAGACCCATACCGCGAGGTCCTTCTGGAAAAACTGCAACAGTTGGAGGAACACACAGGCCATGCGAGATAA
- a CDS encoding glycosyltransferase has product MTLKNPVLTINMIVCNEEKHMEKAVQSLLGQTYAGFTLLIVDNGSTDTTGAIADSFAARDPRVKVLHVERNDPLISFKLMDDITSKYYMFAAGHDFYAPQFIERCIGALDADPEVVLAYPRSCWFKGETVLDEIPGAIDTRGMGVFSRAMVISYGLVEAYQFYGIYRLEAFKKINRHKVIGADHLLLTELAIHGYFALVNERLFFLRKADDWGDTEVYRKKHVPDETDGVEVFLKMARAYMSLAESRDDSADQTLFKMAFFTMSLLRYRGIMEMFGTSMEAFFARQQAQELLAGMKEMVSLIEQDLHGECSPKGADNVRLPEKKKVRIAGEGVLGQDLTQIQESSEFEEQLKELVTRVRPASIIETGTYLGTGTTRIIASALRKAGLFETKFYTIECNPKHYQQAVGNLAKSGLAPFVTTLLGLSVPRALLPDMARIEEETVKNVEGDGIFVDHQEENRAAFYYGETNFSEVSDDLLGQCLERLDYTPSIVLLDSGGHLGNVEFNYVVGKLKGECYVVLDDVYHVKHHKSFQQIKEDPRFTVITSSQEKFGFCMAHFDPKKGAAPAPEPRNILFVRSDSIGDSILAMTTLKPIKERFPQARLTVLCQKHVAPLYQSCPYCDDVVTVDTARALEDEAYREELRTKLHGAGFDLCLNGTYSRNILSDFLCFASGAPATVALESDLSNMSQEDRNSGNNVYSTLVPSPGRHKPELERHRDLLKGIGIDAAEPLTPKLWLSPEDFQAGDRLLKEAGFAPEKTVVLFAGAQYPIRNYRRFGEAIREVCRAQGLSVLALGVESDRDMNRVNLDALSAAGVPTLDLSGSLKLRESAALISRCRIAIGTETGLAHIACAVGTTNVILLGGGHFGRFMPYSGLTSIACLPLECYDCNWQCPYQTPHCITDIDLRVLQEAFVASLREGSDKPRMFVEGHALYRSSEGMPHWGLFNHLVPYQHVDIIPVSE; this is encoded by the coding sequence ATGACGCTGAAAAACCCGGTGCTCACCATCAACATGATCGTGTGCAATGAAGAGAAGCATATGGAGAAGGCGGTGCAGTCCCTGCTGGGACAGACCTATGCCGGCTTCACCCTGCTGATAGTCGACAACGGCTCCACCGATACCACAGGAGCCATCGCCGACAGTTTTGCCGCGCGAGACCCGCGGGTAAAGGTGCTGCACGTGGAGCGGAACGATCCCCTTATCAGCTTCAAGCTGATGGACGACATCACCTCCAAATACTACATGTTCGCGGCGGGACACGATTTCTACGCGCCGCAATTCATCGAGAGATGTATCGGTGCACTGGACGCTGACCCCGAGGTGGTCCTCGCCTATCCCCGTTCCTGCTGGTTCAAGGGCGAGACCGTTCTGGACGAGATTCCCGGGGCCATCGACACGCGCGGCATGGGGGTCTTCTCCCGGGCCATGGTGATTTCCTACGGGCTGGTCGAGGCATACCAGTTCTATGGGATCTATCGGCTGGAGGCCTTCAAGAAGATCAATAGACACAAGGTCATAGGGGCGGACCACCTGCTCCTGACCGAGCTTGCCATTCACGGCTATTTCGCCCTGGTTAACGAGAGGCTTTTTTTCCTGAGAAAGGCCGACGACTGGGGCGACACCGAGGTATATCGCAAGAAGCACGTGCCGGATGAGACCGACGGGGTGGAGGTGTTCCTGAAGATGGCGCGAGCATACATGAGCCTTGCCGAGTCCAGGGACGACTCCGCCGATCAGACGCTGTTCAAGATGGCGTTCTTCACCATGAGCCTGCTGCGCTACCGCGGCATCATGGAGATGTTCGGCACCTCCATGGAGGCATTTTTCGCCCGGCAGCAGGCGCAGGAACTCCTTGCCGGCATGAAGGAAATGGTTAGCCTCATCGAGCAGGACCTGCATGGAGAATGCTCTCCGAAGGGGGCGGACAATGTACGCCTGCCGGAGAAAAAGAAGGTGCGCATCGCCGGTGAGGGGGTGCTCGGTCAGGACCTGACCCAGATCCAGGAATCTTCCGAATTCGAGGAACAGTTGAAAGAGCTGGTGACGAGGGTCCGCCCCGCCTCGATCATCGAGACCGGCACCTACCTTGGGACCGGCACCACGAGGATTATCGCGTCGGCCCTGCGCAAGGCGGGGCTCTTCGAGACGAAGTTCTACACCATCGAGTGCAACCCAAAACATTACCAGCAGGCGGTGGGCAACCTCGCCAAAAGCGGCCTCGCCCCGTTCGTCACCACCCTCCTCGGCCTTTCCGTTCCCCGCGCCTTGCTGCCGGACATGGCCCGCATCGAGGAAGAAACGGTGAAAAACGTCGAAGGGGACGGCATCTTCGTCGACCACCAGGAAGAAAACCGCGCCGCGTTCTACTACGGGGAAACGAACTTCAGCGAGGTGAGCGACGACCTGCTGGGGCAGTGCCTGGAGCGGCTCGACTATACCCCATCCATCGTGCTCCTCGACAGCGGCGGGCACCTTGGAAACGTGGAATTCAACTACGTGGTCGGCAAGCTCAAGGGCGAGTGCTACGTGGTGCTGGACGACGTCTACCACGTAAAGCACCACAAGAGCTTCCAGCAGATCAAGGAGGACCCGCGCTTCACCGTCATCACCTCCTCGCAGGAGAAGTTCGGCTTCTGCATGGCCCACTTCGATCCGAAAAAAGGGGCCGCCCCGGCACCCGAGCCGCGCAACATCCTTTTCGTCCGCAGCGACTCGATCGGGGACAGCATCCTCGCCATGACCACATTGAAACCGATCAAGGAGCGCTTTCCCCAGGCAAGGTTGACCGTACTCTGCCAGAAGCATGTGGCTCCGCTGTACCAGTCATGCCCTTACTGCGACGACGTCGTCACCGTGGACACCGCCCGGGCCCTCGAAGACGAGGCCTACCGCGAGGAGTTGCGCACAAAGCTCCATGGCGCCGGGTTCGACCTCTGCCTGAACGGCACCTACTCCCGCAACATCCTGAGCGACTTCCTCTGCTTCGCCTCCGGCGCACCGGCGACGGTAGCCCTGGAGAGTGACCTCAGCAACATGAGCCAAGAGGACCGCAATTCCGGTAACAACGTGTACTCCACGCTGGTCCCGAGCCCGGGCCGGCACAAGCCGGAACTGGAGCGCCACCGCGACCTGCTCAAAGGGATCGGCATCGACGCGGCCGAGCCGCTCACCCCCAAGCTCTGGCTCTCCCCCGAGGATTTCCAGGCCGGAGACCGCCTGCTCAAGGAAGCCGGGTTCGCCCCGGAAAAGACCGTGGTCCTCTTCGCGGGGGCCCAGTACCCGATCCGCAATTACCGCCGTTTCGGGGAGGCGATACGCGAGGTCTGCCGCGCCCAGGGTTTGTCGGTGCTGGCACTGGGCGTGGAGTCCGACCGCGACATGAACCGGGTCAACCTCGATGCACTGAGCGCCGCCGGCGTGCCGACTCTCGACCTTAGCGGCTCCTTGAAGCTGCGGGAGAGCGCGGCCCTGATCAGCCGCTGCAGGATCGCCATCGGCACCGAAACCGGTCTCGCCCACATCGCCTGCGCGGTCGGAACCACCAACGTCATCCTCTTGGGCGGCGGGCACTTCGGCCGCTTCATGCCCTACAGCGGGCTCACCTCGATCGCCTGCCTTCCGCTTGAGTGCTACGACTGCAACTGGCAGTGCCCTTACCAAACGCCGCACTGCATCACGGACATCGACCTGCGGGTGCTGCAGGAGGCCTTTGTCGCCTCGCTTAGGGAAGGGTCGGACAAGCCGCGCATGTTCGTAGAGGGGCACGCCTTGTACCGCTCTTCGGAGGGGATGCCGCACTGGGGACTGTTCAACCATCTGGTGCCTTACCAACACGTCGACATCATTCCGGTGAGCGAGTAG
- a CDS encoding class I SAM-dependent methyltransferase, with amino-acid sequence MSFIANISDDVLKGFYETECCYFESAHFDISAPENLQKYRYYRDILVRAGLSDTPVIDVGCGRGGFLLWLTGNGWQGDCIGVDIDLKSIPATPAESGRKRVVAFQEGRAVDLPFQAATRSLLCYFHVLEHIRGVDAVLEEAARVLEDGGHIMIEVPDAERYGDFPIGTAFWIGIREHVNHFSPKAVCVALQRQGFEVVSVERAMVPTPEFSYPSLVVLARKGGSGGTEFRSSGEIASFITGSQQGLKNQAGTVRAIAAEHGAITFWGCSAELFSLLPLIGDLRFSICDSSGIKQQCRYRKSRIMGPSEVPKEGALVIAPYLHGDAIEKAALELGWPEGAIYRLR; translated from the coding sequence ATGTCATTTATCGCCAACATTTCCGACGACGTACTCAAGGGATTTTACGAAACGGAATGCTGTTATTTCGAGAGCGCACACTTCGACATCTCCGCCCCGGAAAACCTGCAAAAGTACCGGTATTACCGGGACATCCTGGTTCGGGCCGGGCTCTCGGACACGCCGGTCATCGACGTCGGCTGCGGCCGCGGCGGGTTCCTGCTCTGGTTGACGGGAAACGGCTGGCAGGGTGACTGCATAGGAGTCGATATCGACCTCAAGAGCATTCCGGCGACACCGGCGGAGAGCGGGAGGAAGCGGGTGGTCGCCTTCCAGGAGGGAAGGGCGGTGGACCTTCCATTCCAGGCCGCAACCCGGTCTCTGCTCTGCTACTTCCACGTCCTCGAGCATATCCGGGGGGTGGATGCCGTGCTGGAGGAGGCTGCCCGCGTGCTTGAGGACGGAGGACACATCATGATCGAGGTTCCGGATGCGGAGCGTTACGGGGATTTCCCTATCGGAACCGCTTTCTGGATCGGCATCAGGGAACACGTGAACCATTTCTCTCCAAAGGCCGTCTGCGTCGCGCTGCAGAGGCAAGGTTTCGAGGTGGTGAGCGTCGAACGAGCGATGGTGCCGACCCCCGAGTTCAGTTACCCGTCCCTGGTAGTGCTGGCGCGTAAAGGCGGCTCTGGCGGCACTGAGTTCCGAAGCAGCGGGGAAATCGCCTCCTTCATAACGGGATCGCAGCAGGGACTGAAGAATCAGGCCGGGACGGTGCGCGCCATCGCAGCCGAGCACGGTGCCATCACCTTCTGGGGCTGTTCGGCCGAGCTGTTCAGCCTGCTGCCGCTGATCGGTGACCTCCGTTTTTCCATCTGCGACTCCAGCGGCATCAAGCAGCAGTGCCGTTACCGGAAGAGCAGGATCATGGGCCCGAGCGAAGTCCCCAAAGAGGGGGCGCTGGTCATAGCACCCTACCTCCATGGCGACGCCATCGAGAAAGCAGCCCTCGAGTTAGGCTGGCCCGAGGGCGCCATATACCGCTTACGCTGA
- a CDS encoding FkbM family methyltransferase, translating to MVQETAFVAVTYEGAPGALEAKLLLQDILAQQPARPASPLDKPLVLYGAGQLGRMAKEFFSSVGVPVLFVVDADAARHRDDPFWQGTSIVSPGEVPDRYKQDALLAVCIATLPYLPLRDELAGSGWRDVAPFYDLTEPFRAVHPLGNGWFAGVQRPCDGARMEKVLDGWSDDISRAHYLQFIAWRYLRQEWTFEGCPVNATDRYFIPPVASVLNDHEVLLDLGAYHGNTTLRFLREVGQRFSSIWVVEPDPENLAVLRRNLAPLPRMISEGIRIVQGAVGAGSGKDTFFPGLGYASQISELGPAQVAVQAVDDMGIEASFIKLHLEGGELEALKGAARTIRRHRPIIVVTTYHNHLGLWKLPQWLMELVPDYRFYLRLHSWCGTGSVMYCVPCERQPVSQAAHRRHLER from the coding sequence ATGGTCCAAGAAACTGCTTTCGTTGCAGTGACATACGAGGGTGCCCCCGGTGCGCTGGAGGCAAAGCTGCTGCTGCAGGACATCCTCGCGCAGCAACCGGCCCGGCCTGCATCGCCACTTGACAAGCCGCTTGTCCTTTACGGTGCCGGGCAACTCGGCAGGATGGCGAAAGAGTTCTTCAGCAGCGTGGGAGTTCCAGTCCTTTTCGTCGTTGACGCCGATGCAGCCCGCCACCGCGACGACCCTTTCTGGCAGGGGACCAGCATCGTCAGCCCCGGCGAAGTCCCCGACCGGTACAAGCAGGATGCCCTGCTTGCGGTCTGCATCGCCACCCTCCCCTACCTGCCGCTTCGTGACGAGCTGGCGGGGAGCGGCTGGCGCGACGTGGCCCCCTTCTACGATCTGACGGAACCCTTCCGCGCCGTGCACCCCCTGGGGAACGGCTGGTTTGCCGGAGTGCAGCGGCCATGCGACGGCGCCCGCATGGAAAAGGTGCTGGATGGGTGGTCGGACGACATCTCCCGCGCCCATTACCTGCAGTTCATCGCCTGGCGATACCTGCGACAGGAGTGGACTTTCGAGGGTTGCCCGGTGAACGCGACGGACCGGTACTTCATCCCGCCAGTCGCCTCCGTCCTTAACGATCACGAGGTCCTGCTCGACCTGGGCGCCTATCACGGCAACACCACACTGAGGTTCCTCAGGGAAGTCGGCCAGAGGTTCTCCTCGATCTGGGTCGTGGAGCCGGACCCGGAGAACCTTGCCGTTTTGCGCAGGAACCTGGCACCGCTTCCCCGGATGATTTCGGAAGGCATCCGGATCGTTCAAGGCGCGGTGGGGGCAGGCTCCGGAAAGGACACCTTCTTCCCCGGCTTGGGGTACGCCTCCCAGATCTCGGAGCTTGGTCCCGCGCAGGTCGCGGTGCAGGCCGTAGACGACATGGGCATCGAGGCGAGCTTCATCAAGCTGCACCTGGAGGGGGGCGAACTGGAAGCCCTAAAGGGTGCGGCGCGGACCATCCGGCGGCACCGCCCCATCATCGTGGTGACCACCTACCACAACCACCTGGGCCTTTGGAAGTTGCCGCAATGGCTCATGGAGCTTGTCCCCGATTACCGGTTTTACCTGCGCCTCCATAGCTGGTGCGGCACCGGTTCGGTCATGTACTGCGTCCCCTGCGAACGCCAACCGGTAAGTCAAGCCGCGCACCGCCGGCACCTGGAGAGATGA